A window of the Pongo abelii isolate AG06213 chromosome 10, NHGRI_mPonAbe1-v2.0_pri, whole genome shotgun sequence genome harbors these coding sequences:
- the KLRB1 gene encoding killer cell lectin-like receptor subfamily B member 1, with product MDQQAIYAELNLPTDSGPESSSPSSLPRDVCQGSPWHQFALKLSCAGIILLALVVTGLSVSVTSLIQKSSIEKCSADIQQNRNKTTERPGLLNCPIYWQQLREKCLLFSHTVNPWNNSLADCSTKESSLLLIRDKDELTRTQNLIRDKAILFWIGLNFSLSEKNWKWINGSFLNSNDLEIRGDAKENSCIYISQTSVYSEYCSTEIRWICQKELTPVRNKVYPDS from the exons ATGGACCAACAAGCGATATATGCTGAGTTAAACTTACCCACGGACTCAGGCCCAGAAAGTTCTTCACCTTCATCTCTTCCTCGGG aTGTCTGTCAGGGTTCACCCTGGCATCAATTTGCCCTGAAACTTAGCTGTGCTGGGATTATTCTCCTTGCCTTGGTTGTTACTGGGTTGAGTGTTTCAG TGACATCCTTAATACAGAAATCATCAATAGAAAAATGCAGTGCGGACATTCAACAGAACAGGAATAAAACAACAG AGAGACCAGGCCTCTTAAACTGCCCAATATATTGGCAGCAACTCCGAGAGAAATGCTTGTTATTTTCTCACACTGTCAACCCTTGGAATAACAGTCTAGCTGATTGTTCCACCAAAGAATCCAGCTTGCTGCTTATTCGAGATAAGGATGAATTG aCACGCACACAGAACCTGATACGTGACAAAGCAATTCTGTTTTGGATTGGATTAAATTTTTCATTATCAGAGAAGAACTGGAAGTGGATAAATGGctcttttttaaattctaatga CTTAGAAATTAGAGGTGATGCTAAAGAAAACAGCTGTATTTACATCTCACAGACATCTGTGTATTCTGAGTACTGTAGTACAGAAATCAGATGGATCTGCCAAAAAGAACTAACACCTGTGAGAAATAAAGTGTATCCTGACTCTTGA